Genomic DNA from Euwallacea similis isolate ESF13 chromosome 11, ESF131.1, whole genome shotgun sequence:
ACCGCTACGTTCGGGTACGAAATTTCGCTTAGACTTCGAGTACGTACGGGTACGTACGACTACGTCCGAGTACGTTCAAGGCAGAAACGAGTATGTTCTCGTGCGAAACTTCAAGTTCAAGTACGCACGAGTATTCATCATCATATCGTGAATACTCAGCTCAAATAATgttatttgttgaatattcTACGCACGTGATTTGATTACTGTGGATGTTCACTGTTCTAGACTTCTTGCCTTTATTTGTTTCACATAAACGACATCGGTTTAGAATGGGAATATTGAAACGTGCTTAGGCCGGCGTTTTCTGCGTTATCACATTCACCGCAATTCCGTACCGTGTTACACGACAATACTgtgtttgttgattttgtgTATAATTGGCTgcctataataaaattgtgcattaaattaaaacaattgaaCAACCGAATGTTAAACGATCAATTTTATGTACATTAAACAAACGTGTTACCTCAGTCGacgggaaaatatttttcgaagTACTAGTGATtggtgaattaaaaaaaggtacatAACACTGAACGTACTGTCTATTTCGCTGATACTCGCTATTTGGCTGTaaatgatattaaatttataatattgtaaatttttttccggTTTACAAAGCTGACACAAGCAATCAGCAAAACCGCTTTCCGATCACTGTTACTTTGTTTTTCGATCTCTATTTGCGAAACAATACTAGACTTCCTCATgctattattttcatgtaaagcACAAAAAACAATACATTACTAGTTAAAGtcggttttaaaaaatattgtgctTGGCGCGACCGACAATGTATTTTGCAGCGCGCTCGGCAACACGCTATTTTGCGGTTTTGCATATAAACGTTTCAGTCTTTTCGGTGcttcaaaaacataatttgtaCCAATTTCAGGCAGCCTACATTATCGTCGACGAAATGCATGAAGAACATCCAGAACTACTGAAAGATCAATACTGGGACGAAGTGGTCCCCAAAGAGATACCTTACACCATAGGATCTGAACATTATCGACGGGAAGAACCGAAAGGCTCAGCagaaatgtataaattaaagCCAGTTGATAGCTTATACGCTAACTTACTTCCTAGTGGTAATCCTAAGAAGTCCATCATAGATGACATGTACGCTGACTATGtaagtattatacagggtgttttcaAAGGTATGGGCAATTTGCcggaaatgaaaagttcttaTCAAAAGATTACACCTAtgcttataaattgttttccaaataCTTACCTTTACGGAAATACAGCTCTTCAAAATTTGGTAACAAAAATGTTACtctctaaataacttttcttctaCTTGATgaagtttaatgaaattatttcaaaataataaacctatttttaataagtttaacagagaatattgtttattttagtgCCTAGGTGAGACACGCAAAATTCCACTACTTTTGTAATATaagttttttgacaaaattatgtttatctGGAAAACGCTTCGGTTTACGTACATCaaccaagagtaccttttttcttctcaggTATACCGGATATCTAATAAACCACataacgataaaaaaaacttcaaaagcTTAGAAATAAAGAAGCTGAAGATAGCCTCCTCTCTGCCTCCCTGAAGATGTAGAAAGATGCATTAGGTCCAATCTTATTAACCTTAGTATGATACACGGGTGACCCAAaactcattaaattttatcaactggaagaaaagttgtttagaaaatatcattttcgttatcaaattttgaagagctGTATTTCCCAAAgggtaagtttttggaaaataatttataagcATAAGTGCAGTCTTTTGAcaagaacttttcatttccgGAATATTGctcacatttttggaaacaccctgtatactcaCAATAGCTGGCAAATGTGTTGTTACGTCACTTCTTTCTTAAAAGCGGGCGTAAGGCTGCTTTACCGCAAGCACGTGCAGCGTGCATAAAACATCGATTATGGGCATGtgcgataaaaaaaattgcgttgcacgcaaataaaaataacagcatcagtattaaaactttttgtggatatttgacattgacatgcCTGTAGCAAAACATTTTACGGCACGTTTgcctataaaaattttaccgcACACTATTATGGAGTTACTACAGATGTGCTCGTAGCAAGTGTAATGTATATACACCCGCGAAAGTTTCTTTACAGTACACGATTGCTGACAACTGCAATCAACGTACTGTAAAGTCTGACTTTCCGGAATTGTTAGGCAAGTAACTATTACCGCACTTTACCTAACCTAATTCTATGTCATATCGTTAAATGAACAGCAAtcagtttgaaaaatataagtttACTTTTCTGCATCATTGTAGGAAAGCGTAGATACTCCCATAGTCGAACGGCGGAAAAGCCAGAACTGGTTTTCCAGGCAAATATCCAGAACTGGGATGGGATCGGTGCGGTCAGCATCTACGGCATATTCCTCAGGAGGCCTATTTGCACGACCAAGAGGGAATTCGGTTTATGCTAACCCGGAAAACGGGCAAATACACGTTCCTCAAAAGATATCGTTATATGATAGGTTAGTCGGACGCAGATCAGgaagaaatcaaaaatttaaatctggtaagaggaataattttttaattcatttttcttaaaatcaatggaaaaaatattttggagaAACCTTATGGATTATACAGGgagtgtcaatttgaaaacatacCACCCTTAAAAGCCCAGGTAGCTTACAAAAGATCTACCTCCTTGCTACGTGAAGTAcattctcaaatttattagttaataAGCATGAAGGGGGTTGCTGATTGAGATCTTCGATTTGAAAATAGGTGTGGTTTTCAGGGCAAAAGTTTGCTGGTGCGTCCTCcatgcaaataaaaaacagaccCCGAATTCCGACCCCTGATGTCACGAAAGAAGTGTCCGAACGTGAAAACCAGAACCGATACGTACTTACGTCCGGTAGCAACGCCACTTTGCCAGGCTCAAGCTTAAACATGATGTCGCAATTGCCAAGTTATCCAGGATATGCACCCAACGATGTTCCGGTAGTACAGGTAAGCGAGATAATAAACGAAATAATATGGGATGTTCACACATAGCTTTGGCCGTTTTCTATGCAGCTCTGTGTATATTGAGCTTATTACAAAGTTTATCTCCACCACAGTTTCCATTGCAGGTAGTGCTATCACCCATCCAAGAGTTAGATGGTTCGGGTTCAGTAAATAACACGCTTCACGCTCACTCGCCTGGTACTGCCGCACTGGCACAAGCAGTTTTATCGCCCACTTTGGGGCCACTGTTATCAAACCCTGTTAGCGTACCAATGACCGTTTCACAATTAGCTCAACTAGGATTCGACTCCGCACGAAATAGTCCTTTATTTAAAAGAGCTTTTGAAAgcaaagatattaaaaatcctACTTTTACACAGGCCTTCGACACAGAACATACAGTTACTCCAGTAACACCGCTAACCTTGACTGAAATACCTAACGAATTTCATGAGAAAACGAGAAGTGGTTTTGGAGGTGATGAGAAAGATGGTGGCAGTGCTGAAGAGCGGGAAGTTCCGCCACATCCATTGGAAACGAGAGCTGCAGATTCACCTGGTGCGAGAAACACCGTTGAAGGAAAACATTTCTATCTTAGGCAAAGTACGTCTTTGACCCATGAGGGTGGGTCGAACCCTAAACGCTCGCTGAGTCCCTCAAGATCAAGCACTCTTGAACCTTCCGAAAAATCGTCTACGATCAGCAGTAGTGCGTCAGCCCCTAATTCATTAGCGTCGTTGGGTGGTTCAGAAAACGTTTCCGAGTCACCAAAACTACGGAAAATATCGAACGTGTCGCAATCGGCATCTGTGCCGAAACGCGGGGAAGTATATGTGTGATATAGCTACTAGaatattaaacttattttatgacaaattgtttttttctgatttctACCATTTCCATTTGAGGAACCAAAGGGAATCTTAGTggcaatattaatgaatttaagGTGACCACCAGAAACCTGAAATCTTAAGGTATATTGCCAATATGGCAGCTATGTGAAAGAATTGTTTCTATCAGGTATTGTGCTGTACTGAATTGGGTGCATTAAAAATGTGTCTAATAATGAGCAGCCATTAAGCccataataatatataatagcAAATAACTGTAACATCCATAATGGAGACACGTCAGATTTCATCTTCATTTAAAAGCATGTTGGGTATTCCATTACTAATTGGAAATTTCCTACCGCTCTCTGGACAAACCAGATCTCCTTGAATCACGTCAATTTCAAGTAAAGCATGGTGGgccttttttaaaaagtccTCATTGCTCTCATAATTTTCAGGTGCTTCTTTGGGCAAATCTTTGGAGTGGCCCAAACTGTCAGCTGCTTCATACAACACAGGCCAATCTATTTTTGGGATTAGCTTGGACATGAACTCCATATTGAAGCTGatatctactaattttatGTCTATTGCCTGAAATAAAGCAGCCTTAATATATATGGTGTCAAAGTTAACACTAAGTATTGAAATGAGAAACCACTGGGGAGTATCTAAGAATTCCTCCTCTGTTATGAACAATGGGAGATATGTATGCAATAGTCAAGGGGTAAGTCAGGGGGTATAACAACTCTGGACTGGCTTGACATAAGATGCACAATCTATTACAGGACATGAAACTTGATCATGTTTTATGCTACACCAAGCTTGTGAATCTATAAATTGGCATACATATTTCacattattaaagttttttatattatgtttatGTGTAGCTGTGTCAATTTATAAATCCAGATTCACAGTTTAATTGAACAGAATTTGAACTCGACTTATGCAAATGGGAATTAGAGCCATATTGAtttataatcaaaattaaatcataaGAATGAGGATGGCTTTAGTGATGATGAATTCGTACAATTTGCTCTATTTTGTTCTATAACTcactttaattattaaaggatACCCAACATTCACGCTTCGAATGCTCTTTGATGTCAGCATGTTATGAGTAATcagcttcatttttttatatcatctATAACATtctaaactaaatatttacgtataaagtaataattattattttgtatttaaaaatattactgtgtatttaactatatttttaattcctttGCATCTTCACATCgccattttattcaaattcaaaaacctAACTTAACCTTACTCAGCAACGTCAAAATAGTCTAATTCCAATTTTGCGCCGCATCAGGTTCGCCATGTCATATGCCTAGATGACAAATGACTGATAACTAGTTTGACAAGTAAACAAACTGTGAAGAAAATAGGTGCAAATGATTAGTGGCAGTAGTACCAAAATCAaggatattttctaaaaattataaattacttAATCGAAATTTAGgattaaatcataaattatctCAATCTTCTCCTGTCGAAAATCTAAATTATTCTAAACCTGCAGAACTACAGATTACGTGAAATCATCAAGCCATGAAGCAGCTGAAGTTCAACAGTAAACCGGTTTTCctatgaaattcaaaatttcctgatTCTAACTTTCGCAAAAAGTAAGTTCCACTTGAAAATAGACTGAATTTAGATCTCTCATATCGTTTTAGGTACTTTCTGATTTCGAACATGAATAACTTTACTCCCCCTACCTAGCCTCTATGTTAAATTGGGAGACAACCTTTCTTTTTGAGAGATACATGCTCATTGCATATCTTACCAATGAAGCACCTAAAATCTGGACTACATTTCAACTTCTGGAACACTATCCAgttgaaaataactattttttagCTAGCCTCAACAATATCCATTTACACAGTAAGAGAGAAAGTAGGTCATAAATATTGGAAAactgaaagtaaaaaattgaaagtgatGAGTAGAAGATGCTTAAACAGTGACATGGATTCCGGTCTGGGTAGTGATGAAGAGCGACGGAGTTCTCGTACTAAAGAGGAAAAGCAATTGCACAACCAACAACTTCTAAGTGGATGTTTCATTGATGCTGCCTCTCTCTCTGATGAAGTTGAGGCTGACCAGAGAAGAAATGACGAAAGACGGCAAGGCGCGCTTATTTTTCAGTCTTCAATACCGCAATTCTCTATGATGCAGATGTCAAGCTCTATAGAGGGAGATAGAATGAACTCGGCTTGTAACTTTAATGACACAAGCACTCCATACAATTCTATAGTTCAATTAGATTCCGCAAACCCAGCTGAgcaaatttcaacaaacaaATCTCCTTTAGGGTTTTATGTTGATTTGAGTCAAGTACCTGATACCCCCAAAGCACTCCCTTCTACTTCCACAAAGAAAAACATCTTTTCCATGGTTATTGATTTTGAAGGTCCCAAGAAGGATAAACCTGTTAAGTTGAGTTCATCTTATATGTCTTACAAAAAGCCAAAGCCAAAGCTTAATCTTTTATCAAAGTGCAATGGAAGCGATAGTCTTTCTTCCAGCTTGGGCTCTATGAATTCTTTGAATTCAGGAGGTGTGGCTGGTTCAAGTCTCCAAAGTGAACATCAAGCTACTAGAACAAATTTCAGTCATAATGATATATCGAACATTACTGTCTTAAGTGCTTCTTTAGTGAAGAATCTCTCTATATCGTCAAAGTCATCCAGTGATGAATTCAGTGAAAGAAACATTGTGGAGAAAAGTGAAGATGAGCCTTTAGGGGAGCCTTCTGTGTTAGAAAATTGTGATGATGAAGGGTTGGACAAGtctgtgattttttcaaaaattaatttaattgagaGGGAAAATACTCATCAAAACAATGAATGTTCCAGTACTCAGGATAGCAAAGTTAGTGAAGCGAATATTGCCTCTCCTGGAGTTTCTAAAAGCTTTCTTAACAATGATGATCATGAGGATTGTGTCGTAACAAATAAGATGAAGGGAAATGACCAGGAAATGGTAAGTTTGACATGAACCCCAAGTGAAATACTAGGAAGGCATACTGGTAgacatatttacatatttggtttaatgcagtttttataaattttctttttttttagattgcTCCTCAATTTGTGAAATTATCGGATCTAGAATGTCAAAAACCTAGAGTTGATGTTAACTTTACTCCTCGAATGAGTAGGTCAATTCCTGAAAGTCATTGGGTGGAAAGTCCATTTTTGATGTCACATTCAGCATGTTACAGAAGTGCTCCTCATCCCATAGAGCCAGAGCCAGTAACTACTGATATTAATTATGATTCCGATAGTGCCATTTCTAGTTCTAGGTAAGTTAATTGTTGATtgtacataataatttttatccaCACAACCAATGAATTGgctttgaagaaaaaattcaattacttgTTTTCTTCCAGCATTTCTCAACCAAAGAAAGCAGTACGCCGTCTTGGAACGGACCTGTTGCGAATGTTCCTTGAAGAAATCAGCCCGGATGTGGTCGTAGAAGTGGATGGGCATAAATTTAAAGCACATAAGTGCATTTTAGCTTCACGCTGCCAGTATTTTGCTGCATTACTCAGCGGTAATTGGCTAGAAAAGTCGGGAAATATCATTTCGCTTCAGGTAAGTCAACGCAGTTTATCACTAAGAAATACAGGAAGATCAtagaaattctgaaaaaatgcGTGTTTAAGTGTCCTAGACACCAATATTACttcttttaccattttttaactttttttaggGGTTTTCATACGAAGCAGTGTACTTCGCGCTATGCCATATTTACAGTGGTGCTGCCCATGTACCTGATTCCATAAGTTTAGTGGAGTTGGCTTCCTTGGCGGACATGCTGGGTCTAGAGGGATTAAAAGAAGTTGTTGAACATGCGTTAAAACTGAGGCATTGCCACAGTTTTCATAAACCTTGCGCAGGTATGTATGTTAACCCAAGGGATCATGGTGTAACTTGCTTGAAAAGTGTGGATTTGCGCAAGTCaactacttttaaaaaattatatcgtACAACTCTGCAACTAACTGTATTTTTCTTGCCATGACACAAAGttatctttttttatgttacagataattttttctttaaactgGGCTATAGTGCGTAGGATTTCATTTGGTAGCAATTTCCAACTAACATATTATTTTACGGCATTCACTTCTTTAATATAGGTTGCTGCACTGGTGTATTAGAAGTTCTTCCTTTATCGGCCGCTTACGGACTTGATGACCTGTATCAAAGGTGTCTTCAATGGGTAACCGAACACTTCGTTAGGGTTTGGCCCAGCAGAGCGTTTGCCAGTTTACCTCGCGAATTAAGGGAGAAATGCTATCAGCAGCACGTGGTTCATATGAGTCCGGAGAAGGTATATTCGATATCAGCATACATCCTTTTATTACCGCGTTAGATTCATTCATACCAATGAAATTATCTTCAGGGAAACATTCAAACAAGAGTGCCACTTgcataaatattattctataATTACCGATGATAAATTGGTCGGATGAGCATTTTAATGCATTAATAGCGGAGAAATGCTATAATTTGCAACTaagagatttaatttttacatattaacTTTTCGGCAGGTTTTAGATATAACGACTGCCTGTGATAAAGTGTTGGCGACCCTTCCCAAAATGCGTTGGGCGGAACCAATTAATCAGTTAGTATTTCAATTGTCGGATGCCTGTCACTTATATATCAGGTAAGAAACATTGAATAACCAGTTCGTTTACAAagagtttatatgaacttttcacTCTGTTTCGCCATTATTTGGGAAACAGCTGTGAAAAAGATATCGGCTTAACTCAAATTAATCCGAAGAAAATAAGCACATAAGTAAAATGTAACTTCAAATTTCCATCTGTTTTGATTGTAGACAACATTATGCTGGCGTGCTCGGATCTTCTTCGTTTTCCGCTTTAGATGTGGGTCTGGGTTTCGGGGTGTGCGAAATCGAggacaaaatgttaaatgccGCTAAGAATTTGGGGGTTGACCAAGCTTGCAGGAGTTATCCGCGGTGTTGCAAAATGCTAGAGGGACATTGGAGCCGCCCTTTTGCggatttattgaataaaataaaggtTCAGTTGGAACAGTGTTTGGTAAATCAGGCGGACCGACTGATTCGAAGCAATGCGTGGCTACGCTTGGATACTGTATTAAGGTAAGTTGGGCCCACGCATAGAATAGCGTTTCGAGTGTGAGGTGCTCTCTGCAGCCGAGTTGAGTCATTTGATCTTTTAATGTAATTACTCTCAATGTTTCCAAGAAACTGAAGTTAGTCAACAGTTTTCAATTGTTTAAACGCTTGTAAAAAGACCCGGTGTTGcctttttatttacatttatttctgCACAGGGGGGCACTAGAGGTAAATCCGTAAAAATCGACCACAATTTActgttataataatttttagaacgCGGATAAAGGAACTTACACCTTCCATGGAACCTCAAAGTCGGTTGCCACGAGCCACTCCGTTAAAGAACAAAAAGTCCCCagtaaaagtaaaaacttCCGCCCAGAGTTCTTTGGTTTCCTCTTCGGATTCATCTAGGAATTCGAGTCCGGGCCTGAACCAAGTACGAATGCCTGGTGGCAGTCCGTCTTTGAGGAGGAGTTTGTTGTTAGCCGCAAAGGCGCCCCAGGTGAGTTGAagtaacaaatataaaaaaatgtgagcATATACGTATATCTGagcataaaatataattataccAACGTAAATAATCCAAAATGTTACATTCTAGATAATTGCAATAAGAACGTCATTGCTATCGTAAACAACacatataacaaaataaaacacactCCCAATTTACAAGGGAATTTCTCTTTAACTCTTCGCCACACTGTAGTCGCATCACATGGGGCTCACCATATATAAGAATTATACCCTTTAAGGCTTGCGCTGACTGTTACatggaaaatttgttttaggtACCGCCAAGTCCAAGTATTAACCGGCGAAGTACACTAACTCAACCGACGGCTGCCAGTCAAGCGCGTGCTATTGCTTCTGCCCCCAAGCACATAAAACCGTTTGTCCCGCTATCAACTCGTCCACCGCCGAAAACCGCAGCCAATGCTTATATAAGGTAATTCATTAATTCTGCATCAAAGCAAGATATTACGATAGTTCGTATTAAAGCTATGTATagttaatatattaaaagctAATGTATTAACTGTTTCGTGGCATTGGCACCGTCAATAGTAACACGTTCGCACTAAAAAGCAATACGATGTTACGTCACAGCTTTGTTGCTTATTGGGActacatttaaatatatttttagaccATCATCAAGAGGTAGTATTCGATCAACAACATCGGTCCCTAATAATTCAAGACCGAGTTCATCTAACGTTTACACCAGCAGCGGCAACAATACTCGTAGAACAGCCGGtgatttgaaaaagaaatcgaCTACGGTGTCGAGAAATTCTAGTCTGGGCAAGAAAGACGTCACCAGTAGCTATTCGCAGAGGTAGTATAATCGttatttgttctaaaatatttagttttatacTTACACTcagattggaaaaaatgtatacgagcatatgtaaaaaaaactagGGGTGCTAAGATTGCTAGGAacatttgaagttttaaagatagaaaaaacaatatttaatctGAATTCAGAAAGGTCGTTCAGAACAAACAGTATATTCGTTATCATGCAGTTCTAGCAAAAATGCTGTGATGTGAAATATGATTAAATTCTCTCTTAAGTTACTGAGTTTACAGGAAAACCGATAGCCGTAGTAATTCGCCTTTGAAAACTGATAGTCGGATTAGTTCGCCGAGAAAATTCGATAGTAAGGTGACTTCTCCAGTAAAAGCTACCATTCGCAGTCCGTCACCATTAAAAACTGGACCTAAACCTCAATCACCAAAGATAGTAAGAAGTCAGGAAGGTAAGTTCTTAATAGGAAAGTTAATATGGTGTATTTAGACGCAAAAAACCTATAAGTCACACTTTccttgaaaattgattttataaattaaaaaaaagtctaaatgCAAAGGTTTGCAAGTAGACGTAACATTAAGTGATATTATATGTAATACATTatatccttttttattttaatttaaaaataactatctattattttaatatctttgtGTTCATTTCTAGCCAAACAGCCTGTACCTCCAACACCACAACCCACAATGCAACGATCCAGCACTTTTCTCAAAGATGAGCCTACGGTGCTAGGTaaggtaatttaaatataaatgacACATTCCACTTTACCATCCTAGTCCTTGAACATTCCTgaacaattataattttaatgtattgttaatattatgtaagtagttgtttttattttttaatataagtgAGTTTTTGTTGTTGATCTCGCTTTAAAACCCATCAAGctctcttaaaaataaaattacggATTCAGATAAAAATTCACAGTGTCAAAAGTCAACTGTAATATTTACTACCGTTTACCAAATtcttatgttaaaaattcatatcttgGACTTTCTGTATTAATAtggttatacagggtgttatgaGGATATGTAGGTATCCAGGTGACAGTCATTCCACTCGCATATCCGTGGCATGGATgaacaaaactttttcaaaatattcgcaAGCTGCAAATTGCAATATCTAAAATATTCGCATTTGAGTTTCGGTTGAGAATTCGGTAGTTTTGTAGGATTCAGCATAAAGGAACTATAAAAGAAAGTGcgctttaataattattggaacctttttaaatctgattatttcgaaatatatttggaaaaaccaaatttgtaagattttgtgtttttattttcttcaccttatttgaagagataaaTCGGGTTCTTACGAACTTATTCTTCAATGTATAGGATTTTGCATcgaaattatttagttttggTATTGCATAATTTCTACATTGTCTGGTAGCTATATAAATTTCTATTCGGGAAAGTGTACTTTTCTGCACTCGTTGGAGCTCGGAAAGTTGTTCTTTTCTGCACTAGCGCGGTAACGAGAATCAGGTGCTATCTTTCTGCAAGGGTAGCATTCACTTTCCCTAACTGATCACCTTAAATCGATTGACATCTATTTTTAAACGAAGTCACAATATGCTTGTAGAACAGATATTTTTCCTAACTCTTGCGGAATATGTTTTTCTGCACTCGTTAGGAAAATAACCATTTCTCTGAAATAAGAAACGGAATACATACCATTTTAGTACCATTCCTgtaaaacaccttgtatacccTTTTTGTAGCGCTTAAAGTAGCTGCATAGCTCATAAGACCTAACAAGTTCGGCTACAAATACCCGGCTTAAGGATCAAATGTGGGAGCTTTTAGTTTTGTTTGTAAAAGTATAGAGCACAGGCATGTGATCATCAGAGCAGGGCAGgattgtcaatttttattggaaatattgATTGAACCTCAAAAGGGCTGAATTTGATTCTCTAGAAGTCCTGAGCTGAAAATTAAACATCGCCGTTCTCATAAATGATCTatcattcattattttttctactttttctgGACAGTTAGTTTAgtaagcattaaaaaaagcgATATGGCCATTAATCCGTCTCGGATCGATAGTCCTATGATGCAATGTAAATAGTGTTACGTGCCCCCGCCCTACaatgtattaatttataacTTGGTTATCTTTGGTCTGTTTTAAACTGTTTTGTTATGaactcatttttctctttacgatttaagtaataataagtaaatCGTTAATAAGTACTAATAATTACGTGAGTTTTGTGATCTATAAGAACAAACTTTTTAATAGTGTATAGgtaatagaagatttattttctacaaGAAATAGCTTAGGTTTGggatttttaacgtttacgtAGAAGTAGGGCAACGAAGatgaaataagtaataaacTTGAGAAGGAGCCAGACAGAAACATCTTACCAGAGTAGCTGTTTGTATTGGTCTCCTTGTCAATATTACTTCTTTAATGCAATCAATGGAATATATATAAAGCAGATTTGCTCGCATTCATTGCATTGATTGCGTGCATCGATTCACTGTCCCTGTTTTCACgtaaaagctaaaaaatcTAAGCTCAAGGCATATAGCTATGTGTATATTTTAACCTAGTCATGCTTTATGTTTTGATCTCTTCCTAAAATAGTTAAACATAGGTataattcttatttatttatgtagtAGTAATTAGCATGTGAtacttgt
This window encodes:
- the Best2 gene encoding bestrophin-3; its protein translation is MTVSYGGLVPNGSTFGCFWKVLGIWRGSVYKLVWRELVAYLGVYYSINLLYRFGLNESQQRVFERIRMYFGQQSETIPMSFVLGFYVSLVVKRWWEQYKLLPWPDTLALFLNAGIPGGGEKQRLMRRNIVRYAILAYVVTLMRVSLRVKKRFPTWQHLVDSGIMMDSEKKIFELMDQKTPMSKYWMPLVWAANLINRARKEELTTSDHIVQTILTELSDIRRRLGALIGYDTVSVPLVYTQVVSLALYVYFVAALLGRQFVPYAPPEMRGKIEDPDIFFPFFTALQFCFYIGWLKVAEVLINPFGEDDDDIELNWLIDRHIKAAYIIVDEMHEEHPELLKDQYWDEVVPKEIPYTIGSEHYRREEPKGSAEMYKLKPVDSLYANLLPSGNPKKSIIDDMYADYESVDTPIVERRKSQNWFSRQISRTGMGSVRSASTAYSSGGLFARPRGNSVYANPENGQIHVPQKISLYDRLVGRRSGRNQKFKSGQKFAGASSMQIKNRPRIPTPDVTKEVSERENQNRYVLTSGSNATLPGSSLNMMSQLPSYPGYAPNDVPVVQVVLSPIQELDGSGSVNNTLHAHSPGTAALAQAVLSPTLGPLLSNPVSVPMTVSQLAQLGFDSARNSPLFKRAFESKDIKNPTFTQAFDTEHTVTPVTPLTLTEIPNEFHEKTRSGFGGDEKDGGSAEEREVPPHPLETRAADSPGARNTVEGKHFYLRQSTSLTHEGGSNPKRSLSPSRSSTLEPSEKSSTISSSASAPNSLASLGGSENVSESPKLRKISNVSQSASVPKRGEVYV
- the LOC136412048 gene encoding uncharacterized protein codes for the protein MSRRCLNSDMDSGLGSDEERRSSRTKEEKQLHNQQLLSGCFIDAASLSDEVEADQRRNDERRQGALIFQSSIPQFSMMQMSSSIEGDRMNSACNFNDTSTPYNSIVQLDSANPAEQISTNKSPLGFYVDLSQVPDTPKALPSTSTKKNIFSMVIDFEGPKKDKPVKLSSSYMSYKKPKPKLNLLSKCNGSDSLSSSLGSMNSLNSGGVAGSSLQSEHQATRTNFSHNDISNITVLSASLVKNLSISSKSSSDEFSERNIVEKSEDEPLGEPSVLENCDDEGLDKSVIFSKINLIERENTHQNNECSSTQDSKVSEANIASPGVSKSFLNNDDHEDCVVTNKMKGNDQEMIAPQFVKLSDLECQKPRVDVNFTPRMSRSIPESHWVESPFLMSHSACYRSAPHPIEPEPVTTDINYDSDSAISSSSISQPKKAVRRLGTDLLRMFLEEISPDVVVEVDGHKFKAHKCILASRCQYFAALLSGNWLEKSGNIISLQGFSYEAVYFALCHIYSGAAHVPDSISLVELASLADMLGLEGLKEVVEHALKLRHCHSFHKPCAGCCTGVLEVLPLSAAYGLDDLYQRCLQWVTEHFVRVWPSRAFASLPRELREKCYQQHVVHMSPEKVLDITTACDKVLATLPKMRWAEPINQLVFQLSDACHLYIRQHYAGVLGSSSFSALDVGLGFGVCEIEDKMLNAAKNLGVDQACRSYPRCCKMLEGHWSRPFADLLNKIKVQLEQCLVNQADRLIRSNAWLRLDTVLRTRIKELTPSMEPQSRLPRATPLKNKKSPVKVKTSAQSSLVSSSDSSRNSSPGLNQVRMPGGSPSLRRSLLLAAKAPQVPPSPSINRRSTLTQPTAASQARAIASAPKHIKPFVPLSTRPPPKTAANAYIRPSSRGSIRSTTSVPNNSRPSSSNVYTSSGNNTRRTAGDLKKKSTTVSRNSSLGKKDVTSSYSQRKTDSRSNSPLKTDSRISSPRKFDSKVTSPVKATIRSPSPLKTGPKPQSPKIVRSQEAKQPVPPTPQPTMQRSSTFLKDEPTVLGKVI
- the Trmt112 gene encoding multifunctional methyltransferase subunit TRM112-like protein; protein product: MKLITHNMLTSKSIRSVNVGYPLIIKAIDIKLVDISFNMEFMSKLIPKIDWPVLYEAADSLGHSKDLPKEAPENYESNEDFLKKAHHALLEIDVIQGDLVCPESGRKFPISNGIPNMLLNEDEI